One window of Etheostoma spectabile isolate EspeVRDwgs_2016 chromosome 6, UIUC_Espe_1.0, whole genome shotgun sequence genomic DNA carries:
- the tubb5 gene encoding tubulin beta-5 chain, giving the protein MREIVHIQAGQCGNQIGAKFWEVISDEHGIDPTGTYHGDSDLQLDRISVYYNEATGGKYVPRAILVDLEPGTMDSVRSGPFGQIFRPDNFVFGQSGAGNNWAKGHYTEGAELVDSVLDVVRKESESCDCLQGFQLTHSLGGGTGSGMGTLLISKIREEYPDRIMNTFSVVPSPKVSDTVVEPYNATLSVHQLVENTDETYCIDNEALYDICFRTLKLTTPTYGDLNHLVSATMSGVTTCLRFPGQLNADLRKLAVNMVPFPRLHFFMPGFAPLTSRGSQQYRALTVPELTQQVFDAKNMMAACDPRHGRYLTVAAVFRGRMSMKEVDEQMLNVQNKNSSYFVEWIPNNVKTAVCDIPPRGLKMAVTFIGNSTAIQELFKRISEQFTAMFRRKAFLHWYTGEGMDEMEFTEAESNMNDLVSEYQQYQDATAEEEGEFEEEAEDDA; this is encoded by the exons ATGAGGGAAATCGTGCACATCCAAGCCGGCCAGTGCGGCAATCAAATTGGTGCCAAG TTCTGGGAAGTCATCAGCGATGAGCACGGTATCGATCCCACAGGGACTTATCATGGAGACAGTGACCTGCAGCTGGACAGGATCAGTGTCTATTACAATGAGGCCACAG GAGGTAAATATGTGCCTCGAGCCATTCTGGTGGACTTGGAGCCTGGCACCATGGACTCTGTGAGGTCTGGACCCTTTGGGCAGATCTTCAGACCTGACAATTTTGTGTTCG GTCAGAGTGGTGCTGGAAACAACTGGGCCAAGGGTCACTACACAGAGGGAGCTGAGTTGGTGGACTCAGTCCTGGATGTGGTCCGCAAAGAGTCAGAGAGCTGTGACTGCCTGCAAGGCTTCCAGCTCACCCACTCTCTTGGTGGAGGAACTGGATCTGGTATGGGAACCCTGCTCATCAGCAAGATCCGTGAGGAGTACCCAGACCGTATCATGAACACTTTCAGTGTGGTGCCTTCCCCCAAG GTGTCAGACACAGTGGTTGAGCCTTACAATGCAACCCTCTCAGTCCACCAGCTTGTAGAGAACACAGATGAAACCTACTGTATTGACAATGAGGCCCTGTATGACATCTGCTTCCGCACTCTCAAACTGACCACACCCACCTATGGAGACCTTAACCACCTTGTGTCCGCCACCATGAGTGGGGTCACCACCTGCCTGCGCTTCCCTGGTCAGCTCAATGCTGATCTACGCAAACTGGCTGTCAACATGGTGCCTTTCCCCCGTTTGCACTTCTTCATGCCTGGCTTCGCCCCACTGACCAGCAGAGGCAGCCAGCAATACAGAGCCCTCACAGTTCCTGAGCTGACCCAGCAAGTGTTTGATGCCAAGAATATGATGGCTGCATGCGACCCACGTCACGGCCGTTATCTGACCGTCGCCGCCGTGTTCCGTGGGCGCATGTCCATGAAGGAAGTTGACGAGCAGATGCTCAATGTCCAGAACAAGAACAGCAGTTACTTTGTCGAATGGATCCCTAACAATGTGAAGACCGCCGTCTGCGACATTCCACCCCGTGGCCTCAAGATGGCTGTCACTTTCATTGGCAACAGCACAGCCATCCAGGAGCTGTTTAAGCGCATCTCAGAGCAGTTCACAGCCATGTTCCGCCGTAAGGCCTTCTTGCATTGGTACACAGGTGAAGGTATGGATGAGATGGAGTTCACTGAAGCAGAGAGCAACATGAATGATCTGGTGTCTGAGTACCAGCAGTACCAGGATGCCACTGCTGAAGAAGAGGGTGAATTTGAGGAGGAGGCTGAAGATGATGCTTAA
- the flot1b gene encoding flotillin-1b, with translation MFYTCGPNEAMVVSGFGRSPPLMIAGGRVFVLPCIQKIQRITLNTLTLNVKSDKVYTRHGVPISVTGIAQVKIQGQNKEMLATACQMFMGKSEAEIANIALETLEGHQRAIIAHLTVEEIYQDRKKFSEQVFKVASSDLVNMGIGVVSYTLKDVHDDQDYLHSLGKARTAQVQKDARIGEAQYKRDSVMREAHAMQEKVSAQYKNEIEMAKAQRDYELKKADYDVEVNTKKAQSEMAYQLQVAKTKQRIEEEKMQIQVVERTQQILLQEQEIIRKENELEAKVRKPAEAEKYRMERLAEAQRLQLIMEAEAEAESIKMKGDAEAFAVEAKGRAEAEQMAKKAEAFEQYKDGAMVDMLLEKLPLMAEEISRPLLQAQKITMVSSGNSEVGVSKLTGEVLDIMTRLPAAVENLTGVRISQVGAKPSRVN, from the exons ATGTTTTACACTTGTGGACCCAATGAAGCCATGGTGGTGTCTG GCTTTGGGCGTTCTCCTCCTCTAATGATTGCTGGAGGAAGAGTGTTTGTTCTCCCATGTATTCAGAAGATCCAGAG AATCACACTCAACACGCTGACTCTAAATGTGAAGAGTGACAAAGTCTACACCCGCCATGGGGTCCCTATCTCTGTCACTGGCATTGCACAG GTGAAGATCCAGGGCCAGAACAAAGAGATGTTGGCCACTGCCTGTCAAATGTTTATGGGCAAGTCTGAGGCTGAGATTGCCAACATTGCACTAGAAACACTGGAGGGACACCAGAGAGCCATCATTGCCCATTTGACCGTGGAG GAGATCTACCAGGACCGTAAGAAGTTCTCCGAGCAGGTCTTTAAGGTGGCCTCCTCTGACCTGGTCAACATGGGAATTGGTGTCGTCAGCTACACACTCAAAGATGTTCATGATGATCAG gactACCTTCACTCCCTGGGTAAAGCTAGAACGGCGCAGGTGCAGAAGGATGCCAGGATTGGAGAGGCTCAGTACAAACGAGATTCTGTCATGAGG GAGGCCCACGCGATGCAGGAGAAGGTTTCAGCTCAGTACAAGAACGAGATTGAAATGGCAAAAGCCCAAAGAGACTATGAGCTGAAAAAGGCAGACTATGATGTTGAGGTCAACACCAAGAAGGCTCAGTCAGAAATGGCCTATCAGCTTCAG GTGGCCAAGACTAAGCAGCGCATTGAGGAGGAGAAGATGCAGATTCAGGTGGTGGAGCGGACTCAACAGATTTTACTGCAGGAGCAGGAGATTATTCGCAAGGAGAACGAGCTGGAGGCCAAAGTTAGGAAGCCTGCAGAAGCAGAGAAATACAGAATGGAGAGGCTGGCTGAGGCGCAGCG CCTGCAGCTTATCATGGAGGCCGAGGCTGAGGCCGAGTCCATCAAA atgaagGGCGACGCAGAAGCTTTTGCTGTGGAGGCTAAGGGCCGTGCAGAGGCAGAGCAGATGGCCAAGAAAGCAGAGGCCTTCGAGCAGTACAAAGATGGAGCCATGGTGGACATGCTGCTGGAGAAACTGCCACTG ATGGCAGAGGAGATCAGCAGGCCACTGTTACAGGCTCAGAAGATCACCATGGTGTCCAGTGGCAACTCAGAGGTGGGAGTTTCCAAACTTACTGGAGAAGTGCTAGATATAATGACCAGGCTGCCTGCGGCTGTGGAGAACCTCACCGGAGTCAGAATCTCTCAG GTTGGCGCAAAGCCCTCCCGTGTGAATTAA